The nucleotide window GTGGACGTTCGTACTCTGGGGAGCACTCCACGGGGTGGGTTTGGTCGTCGAGCGGCTCGTGTGGCCGGAGCCGAATGCCACTGTGGCCGGTCGCCTAGGCCGGGTGGTTCGAGGCCTGGTCACCTTCCACATTGTGTGCGTGGGGTGGGTCTTCTTCCGTTCCGTGGACCTAGAACGGGCCATCGAGGTGTTCGGGGCTCTCGGCGGCTCGTGGACCTCGGCGCCACGACTGTCACTCGGCGTGGGGCTCCTCCTGTTGGTTGGGATGGCTACCCAGTTGACGACTCCCGGTCGGGCCGATCACTGGTGGGATCGAGTTTCGGAACTCCCGGTCGTGGTGCAGGCCATCGGGATTACGGCGGCCATCCTGACCTTCGACGTCCTGGGCCCTGCCGGCGTGGCTCCTTTCTTGTATTTCGCCTTCTAGTCCGGCCTCGCGGATGCGATGTCAGGCTTCTCCCTCGCCGCGCTGTCCCACGAAGTAGCCGAGCCCGAACACCGGAGTCGAGAAGGTAATAGTGCTGCCCACCGGGAAGTAGAACAGGTCTCCCTGAGTCGCCTCAACGGTCTGGCCCGTGTCATCCGAGATCTGGAATTCGCCGTCCAGGATCAGTTTGATCTCGTGATAGGTATACGTGTAGGTCATCGACTCTCCTGCCTCAAGGCGGAACAGGCCAGCGGTAATCGGCTTCTCCGGATCCTCGGATACGACAAAGTCGTCAAGAAAGGCATTCGCCTCGAACTCCTCCATCCGGGGCAGTTCTCGCCCCAGGATCTTGCCCTTGTGATGCATCGCCGCCATGTGGACCTCCTCGGGTGGCTGGCAACAACTCCGACGCATCCTCGCATAGGCGCCAGTTGTTCGCTCCAAATGCGTTGCCTACGCTCTGCCTCTTGTCCAAAGATCCGCTACGGACTCATAGCTCCACGGGAAGGCATCCCCCCTCCTGAAATCCGCGAATCAATCCGATGAGGGACCACGGGGCCGCAGAGGAGGACGAACCTCTCGAGCAGCC belongs to Acidimicrobiales bacterium and includes:
- a CDS encoding cupin domain-containing protein, with the protein product MAAMHHKGKILGRELPRMEEFEANAFLDDFVVSEDPEKPITAGLFRLEAGESMTYTYTYHEIKLILDGEFQISDDTGQTVEATQGDLFYFPVGSTITFSTPVFGLGYFVGQRGEGEA